A single region of the Vicia villosa cultivar HV-30 ecotype Madison, WI linkage group LG4, Vvil1.0, whole genome shotgun sequence genome encodes:
- the LOC131597419 gene encoding uncharacterized protein LOC131597419: MICLYSTWESGVLQLVSEQYLVEMVGRNDAAIAAAFEAMAQALEQQPNAGENAGSRSLATFQRENPPVFKGKHDPDGALEWLKEIERIFRVMVYTQAHKVRYGTHMLAIEADDRWLATLQRLEATGEEITWAVFRREFLRKYYPESVRGKKEIEFLELKQGNMSVTDYAAKFTELAKFYPYFDGEGAEFSKCIKFENGLHSEIKKAIGYQQIRIFPNLVDSCRIFEEDNAAHYKIVSDRRGKQNQQRGKPYDAPARKGKQRAALGQRTSGGGAPARIVCFKCGKAGHKSTYCTDEVKKCFRCGKTSHMMSECRHKEVVCFNCGEEGHIGSQCPKPKKAQAGGKVFACAGTQTSTKDRLIRGLVLSSMNGEMVVEVPAKGSVTTSPICLKCPLSIFGRDFAVDLVCLPLAGKDTVRFSTAEEEEAGLMSSKHVRQLLKEEVEMFSLMATLSIENQNIIDELPVVREFSEVFPDEIPDVPPER, encoded by the exons atgatTTGTTTATATTCGAcatgggaaagtggggtgttacaattggtttCAGAGCAG TACTTAGTTGAAATGGTTGGACGAAACGATGCTGCGATTGCTGCTGCTTTTGAGGCTATGGCTCAAGCTCTGGAACAACAACCGAATGCTGGTGAGAATGCTGGATCTCgcagtttggctaccttccagagggagaatccgccGGTCTTCAAAGGCAAGCATGACCCCGATGGAGCATTGGAATGgttgaaggagatcgagaggatcttccgcGTAATGGTTTATACTCAGGCACATAAAGTTCGCTATGGGACGCATATGCTAGCAATCGAAGCTGACGACCGGTGGCTAGCAACTCTTCAAAGATTAGAAGCTACAGGTGAAgagatcacttgggctgtgttccgaagagaatttctgaggaagtattaTCCTGAGAGTGTTAGGGGTAAGAAAGAAATTGAGTTCCTCGAACTAAAACAGGGGAACATGTCGGTGACTGACTATGCTGCGAAGTTCACTGAATTGGCCAAATTTTATCCATACTTTGATGGGGAGGGTGCAGAAttttcaaagtgcatcaagtttgagaacgggTTGCACTCTGAAATCAAGAAGGCTATAGGGTATCAGCAAATCCGCATTTTTCCTAACTTGGTAGATAGCTGCAGAATTTTTGAGGAGGATAATGCTGCTCATTATAAGATTGTCAGTGATAGAAGAGGCAAGCAGAATCAGCAACGTGGCAAGCCTTATGACGCTCCAGCTAGAAAGGGAAAACAGAGGGCTGCTCTAGGCCAGAGAACAAGTGGGGGAGGTGCTCCTGCTCGGATTGTGTGTTTTAAGTGTGGAAAGGCTGGTCACAAGAGTACTTACTGCACTGACGAAGTTAAGAAGTGTTTCCGTTGTGGCAAGACTAGTCATATGATGTCTGAATGTCGACATAAAGAAGTAGTTTGTTTTAATTGCGGCGAAGAAGGACACATTGGAAGTCAATGTCCGAAGCCGAAGAAGgcacaagctggtggtaaggtgttcgcgtGTGCTGGTACTCAGACAAGTACTAAGGACAGACTCAttagag gtcttgttctatcTTCTATGAACGGCGAGATGGTAGTTGAGGTTCCAGCTAAAGGATCTGTGACTACATCTCCTATTTGTTTAAAGTGTCCGTTGTCGATCTTCGGCAGGGACTTTGCTGTTGATTTAGTGTGTTTGCCGTTAGCCGGGAAAGAC ACTGTGAGATTTTCAACTGCCGAAGAGGAAGAAGCTGGTTTAATGTCGTCTAAGCATGTACGACAGTTGTTGAAAGAAGAAGTAGAGATGTTCTCGTTAATGGCAACATTGTCAATCGAGAATCAGAATATCATCGATGAGCTACCAGTGGTGCGTGAATTTTCTGAAGTTTTTCCTGACGAAATTCCTGACGTGCCGCCAGAAAGATGA